The segment TAACCTCAATCCCAACCCCATCCTCAACCTCCATCCCAAGCGCCTCAGTATTCACCCCAACCTCAACTCCAATCTCCTCCTCAAACTCCACTTCAACCACCTCAACAAtcaccccaacctcaaccccaaacttctcctcaaactccacctcaaCTGCCTCAACAATCACCTCAACTTCTTCTTCGAACTCCactccaaccacctcaacaatcagcccaacctcaaccccaacctccTCTTCAAACTCCACCCTAACCGTTTCAACAAACAGCCAAACTTCCTCCTCAAACTCCACCCTAACAGCCTCAACAATCACTCCAACCTCAACCCAACCCTCATCCTCAAACTCCACCCTAACCACCTCAACAAtcaccccaacctcaaccccaaactCCTCCTCAAACTCCACCTCGACCGCCTCAACAAtcaccccaacctcaaccccaacctccTCTTCAAACTCCATCCCAATCGCTTCCACAAtcaccccaacctcaaccccaacctcctcctcaaACTCCACCCTAACAGCCTCAACAATCactccaacctcaaccccaccctcATCCACAAACTCCACCCTAACCACCTCAACAAtcaccccaacctcaaccccaacctcctcctcaaactccacctcaaCCACCTCAAAAATCACCGCAACCTCAACCCAACCCTCCTCCTCAAACTCCGCCCTAACTGCCTCAACAAtcaccccaacctcaaccccaacctccTCTTCTAACTCCGTCTCAACTGCCTCAACAATCACCACAATCTCAAATCCAGCCTCCTCCTCAAACTCCTCCCCAACTGCCTCAGAACTCACCCAAACTTCCTCCTCAGATTCCAGCCTAACCACCTCAACAAtcaccccaacctcaaccccaaattCCTCCTCAAACTCCACCCAAACCATCTCAGCAATCAGTCGaacctcaaccccaacctcctcctcaaactccacctcaaACGCCTCAACAATCACCCCAACCTCCTTTTCAAACTCCACCCCAACCGCTTTCACAATCACCCCAACCTCAACTCCAACCTCCTCCTCAAACTCTATCCCAACCACCTCAaaaatccccccaaccccaacccaaacctCCTCCTCAAACTCCACCCCAACCGCTTTCACAAtcaccccaacctcaaccccaacctcctcctcaaACTCTATCCCACCTGCCTCAAAaatcaccccaaccccaaccccaacctcctcctcaaACTCCACCCTAACCGCCTCAACAATCACTCAAACATCCTCCTCAAACTCCATCCTAACCGCCTCAAAAAtcaccccaacctcaacccaaacctcctcctcaaaccccacTACAACTGCCTCAACAATCACTCAAACCtcaacaccatcctcctcctcaaCCTCCATCCCAACTGCCTCATTAAttaccccaacctcaaccccaacatccacctcaaactccacctcatccacctcaaGAATCattccaacctcaaccccaacctccTTTCCAAACTCCACTCTAACTACTTCAACAATCACCCCAACCTCCTCTTCAAactccaccccaaccccttccACAACCACCTCAAACTCCTCCTCAAACTCCACGCTAACCGTCTCAACAATCAccgcaacctcaaccccaacctccTCAACCTCCATCCCAACTGCCTCAGTAATCACCCCAAACTCAATCCCAACCTCCacctcaaactccacctcaaCCACCTCAAGAATCattccaacctcaaccccaacctccTTTCCAAACTCCACTCTAACTACTTCAACAATCACCCCAACCTCCTCTTCAAactccaccccaaccccttccACAACCACCTCAAACTCCTCCTCAAACTCCACGCTAACCGTCTCAACAATCAccgcaacctcaaccccaacctcctcctcaaCCTCCATCCCAACCGCCTCATTAAttaccccaacctcaaccccaacgtccacctcaaactccacctcaaccacctcaagaatcaccccaacctcctcctcaaACTCCACTCCAACCTCTTCAACAATCactccaacctcaaccccaacctccTCCGCAAACTCCACCTCAACTACGTCAGCAATCGACCAATCTTCaaccacaccctcctcctcaacctCCATCACAACCGCCTCAGTAATCACTCCAACCTCAACCCTGAACTCCTCCTCAAACTCCACCCCAACTGCCTCAACAATCAGCCAAACGTCCTCCTCAAACTCCACCCCAACTGCCTCAACAATGTCCCAAATTTCCTCGTCAAACTCCACCCTAACCGCCTCAACAATCactccaacctcaaccccaacttcTTCATCAAACTCCACCCTAACCACCTCAACAACCACTCCAACCTCAATCCCAACCTCCTCGTCAAACCCCACCCCAATCGCATCCACAATCACCCaaacctcaaccccaacctccTCTTCAAACTCCATCCCAACCACCTCAGTAATCACTCCAaactcaacccccacctcctcttcAAACTCCACACCAACAGCTTCCACAATCACCCCAACCTCAATCCCAACCTCCTCTTCAAGCTCCACCCTAACCGCCTCAACAATCACCCAAACCTCAACCCCATACTCCTCCTCAACCTCCATCTCAACTGTCTCAACACTCACCCAAACCtcaactccaaactcctccaCAAACTCCATCCCAACCGCCTCAGTAATCACCCCAACCTCAACGCCAAGCTCctcctcaaactccacctcaaCCGCCTCAACAATCACACCAACCTCAACACCAGACACCTCCTCAAACTCCACTCCAACCACCTCAGAAATCATCCCAACCTCAACACCAACCTCCTCTTCAAACTCCATCCCAACTGCCTCAGTAATCACCCCAAACTTAACCCCAAGCTCCTCTTCAAATTCCTCCCCAACTGCTTCCACAATCACCCCAACCTcaacctcaacctcctcctcaaaCTCCACCCTAACTGCCTCAACAATCacaccaacctcaaccccaatttCCTCCTCTACCTCCATCCCAACCGCCTCAACAAtcaccccaacctcaaccctAACCTCCTCTTCAAACTCCACCCTAACCGCCTCAACAATCATTCCAACCTCAATCCCAACCTCCTCTTCAAATTCCACCCCAACCTCTTCCACAATCACCTCAACCTCAACCTTCTCCTCAAACTCCACCCTAACCACCTCAAGAATCACTCCAACCTCAACCGCAAACTCCTCCCCAAACTCCACCTCAACCGCCTCAACAATGACCCCAACCTCAACCCGAACCTCCTCCACAAACTCCACCTCAACCGCCTCAACAATCACCctaacctcaaccccaacctcctcctcaaCCTCCATCCCAACCACCTCAGTAATCACCCCAACATCAACCCCAACCTCCACATCAAACTCCACCTCATCTGCCTCAACAATCACCCCAACCTCCCTCTCAAACTCCACCCCAACAGCCTCAACAATCACCCAAATGTCCTCCTCAAACTCCACCTCCACCATCTCAACAATCACCCTAACCTCAATCCCAACCCCATCCTCAACCTCCATCCCAAGCGCCTCAGTATTCACCCCAACCTCAACTCCAATCTCCTCCTCAAACTCCACTTCAACCGCCTCAACAAtcaccccaacctcaaccccaacctccTCTTCAAACTCCACCCCAACAGCCTCAACAATCACCcaaacctcctcaaactccacCCTAACCACCTCAACAGTGTCTCCAACTTcaaccccaacctcctcctcaaACTCCAACCTCACTGCCTCAGCAATCATCCCAACCTCCTCCTCAAACTCCACCCTAACTGCCTCAACAATCACCCCAACCTCAATCCCAAcctcctcctcaaaccccaccctAACTGCCTCTGCAAtcaccccaacctcaaccccaaactCCTCCTCAACATTCTCCCCAACTTCTACCCCAACCACCAcactaactaccaactcaacaaCCACCTCAAACACAACATCTACCTCCgctccatccaccaccccaacgtCCACTTCAACCTCCATCTTaaccaccaccccaaccaccatcaCCCACTTCTCCACATCACTCACTACAGCCTGTGGTAAGTTGAATATTTTAATCCATAACCGTTCCATTATATAAGCATGTACCCCTCATCACAGAGAAAACTTTAATATAAAGAAGTTATTTTTTTCTGTCACATTCTTATTACTACTCAACACAGGTCCCATAACTCAATGGCCACTCCATATCACAGGGGAGAACTTTAGTTAAATGCATGAGATTTTGGACTTCACTGGAGCTTCATTTCACAGATGGATAACATTTATCAATTGTCTCTTTGCCTAGACAGGGAAATATGTTGTGGCATAGTTATATTTCTGAAATATTTAAGGATTAACAACTGTTATTTGTTTCATGGTAATTGCTATTTCCCAATGTCTCAGAACCAATCCATAAGATGGTAAGAATTATATTCCTATAGTGCTTTAGCACGTCTCTTGTATCTGTACTAGATGTTCTTCACATGCAGCAAATTGCTTTGAAGTGCATATAATGTTAATTGTAGACAGAGTAATTATTCTGTGCAAAGTAAGACACCACAAGCCGCAATGAGAAGAGTGATACTTGATTTTTTTGATCAGGCCATCAAACACATTCCTTTTCTTCTTGAAGTAGATTTTTGGGATATGTACCATCCACCTGAACCTCTGGATAAGACAGTTTAATTTCTGATGCAAAGACTGACTCCTCCAATGATCCAGCCCTCCCACAGCATTGCTCTGAAATGTGAGCCTAGCTTATGTGCTCAGTCTCTTCAGTGGCTCCAATGCTATTGATGATCCTAGTTGTCACGAACAGTGAATACAAATCATTGGGTTAAGGAATGGAAATCAATGCTGATCTATCTCTAGAGATCCCTGATTGAACATGTGCAAAGCAGATGAAGACAGGATTGGGTTGAGTGATGATTGCTCCTTCTGAAGCACCTAAACCATGAGGGTTATCTGTATCATAAGGTGCCCACTGACCATAGGTGGGTGTGATTGTGGCTTCTATTCCTGAGGGCGTCAGCATTTCCAGAAGAGAAGAAAGATCATTGGAAGAAACAAAATCAGAATGAGAGACCTTGAATCTCCTCCTATTGGCAGATTAAAGCAGTgtgattttaaaagttttttttattaatcCACTGCTCCTTCTTCCTCATTA is part of the Carcharodon carcharias isolate sCarCar2 chromosome 18, sCarCar2.pri, whole genome shotgun sequence genome and harbors:
- the LOC121290414 gene encoding uncharacterized threonine-rich GPI-anchored glycoprotein PJ4664.02-like, producing STPTSTSNSTSSTSRIIPTSTPTSFPNSTLTTSTITPTSSSNSTPTPSTTTSNSSSNSTLTVSTITATSTPTSSTSIPTASVITPNSIPTSTSNSTSTTSRIIPTSTPTSFPNSTLTTSTITPTSSSNSTPTPSTTTSNSSSNSTLTVSTITATSTPTSSSTSIPTASLITPTSTPTSTSNSTSTTSRITPTSSSNSTPTSSTITPTSTPTSSANSTSTTSAIDQSSTTPSSSTSITTASVITPTSTLNSSSNSTPTASTISQTSSSNSTPTASTMSQISSSNSTLTASTITPTSTPTSSSNSTLTTSTTTPTSIPTSSSNPTPIASTITQTSTPTSSSNSIPTTSVITPNSTPTSSSNSTPTASTITPTSIPTSSSSSTLTASTITQTSTPYSSSTSISTVSTLTQTSTPNSSTNSIPTASVITPTSTPSSSSNSTSTASTITPTSTPDTSSNSTPTTSEIIPTSTPTSSSNSIPTASVITPNLTPSSSSNSSPTASTITPTSTSTSSSNSTLTASTITPTSTPISSSTSIPTASTITPTSTLTSSSNSTLTASTIIPTSIPTSSSNSTPTSSTITSTSTFSSNSTLTTSRITPTSTANSSPNSTSTASTMTPTSTRTSSTNSTSTASTITLTSTPTSSSTSIPTTSVITPTSTPTSTSNSTSSASTITPTSLSNSTPTASTITQMSSSNSTSTISTITLTSIPTPSSTSIPSASVFTPTSTPISSSNSTSTASTITPTSTPTSSSNSTPTASTITQTSSNSTLTTSTVSPTSTPTSSSNSNLTASAIIPTSSSNSTLTASTITPTSIPTSSSNPTLTASAITPTSTPNSSSTFSPTSTPTTTLTTNSTTTSNTTSTSAPSTTPTSTSTSILTTTPTTITHFSTSLTTACAPLRFLRINLISVESEVISITWETNNAFKQPHFNATISAGNYMERIQTEKQAAEFSGLQPDVEYQIIISTTTCGQQQTITRKVRTVATVVEVSTRITNVEFTPDLKNENSQEYKDFVTNFIVELTKGFSATVQALIKSGRMTITVTSIEQGSVVVQFSVATSTNVTVPLTNIKKSVVDSLKNSTTFDVDLQNTTISDRDSCQPGLNDCSGNGTCIRLNATYTCQCNAGFRDKSPSVPGRICEDVDECQIGNNTCSDLAVCTNTPGNFSCSCFQGIVDTNPANPGTQCRDPNTCFLNQTNICALSDCLTMTVSECNNRKAFRMRAVLKSREFSNELKNPSSEAYKSLSAEITNAVVQTVQDKLNDNNFNITIIGFQNGSVVVNLLAFLSINSKVTNPNLQSVFTDAIKAVDNQSSVSITGTTQASTVAPTLSQTIPTAQIQPESPGFRVSTVVVGVLLGFALLVIMAITLTVLYTRKHSGILSFGSFNMPYNLQHSVL